A window of the Pogona vitticeps strain Pit_001003342236 chromosome 4, PviZW2.1, whole genome shotgun sequence genome harbors these coding sequences:
- the PFDN4 gene encoding prefoldin subunit 4, with product MAATMKKAAAEDVNVTFEDQQKINKFARNTSRITELKEEIEDKKKQLQNLQDACDDIMMLDDDSLLIPYQIGDVFISHPQEETQEMLEEAKQNLQEEIEALESRVASIQRVLSDLKVQLYAKFGNNINLEADDN from the exons ATGGCGGCCACCATGAAGAAAGCG GCAGCAGAAGATGTCAATGTTACTTTTGAAGATCAACAGAAAATTAACAAGTTTGCAAGAAACACcagtagaatcacagaattaaaGGAAGAAATTGAGGATAAAAAG AAACAGCTTCAGAACTTACAAGATGCATGTGATGACATAATGATGCTTGACGATGACTCGCTATTGATACCTTACCAAATTGGAGATGTCTTCATTAGCCACCCTCAAGAAGAGACACAAGAGATGTTGGAAGAGGCAAAG caAAACTTGCAGGAAGAAATTGAAGCACTGGAGTCACGAGTGGCATCTATCCAGAGAGTATTATCAGATCTTAAAGTCCAACTTTATGCGAAGTTTGGCAACAACATAAATCTTGAGGCAGATGATAATTAA